Proteins co-encoded in one Malus domestica chromosome 09, GDT2T_hap1 genomic window:
- the LOC103411461 gene encoding transcriptional regulator STERILE APETALA-like has translation MSTSYSSAPSSTSSSSSSSSSHDGNGNDSANAAGPSSVRRGGDLEGPSSSRRRSVNEVWPEPFVEALAAQVAIEASRSVGRLAAAPALANVFQVCSTWRAVSRSDLLWRRLTRRIWGRTILLRDRWRDEYVYWHRTATNFRTRRSTHTTLHFDPSDVEDPDGLTCRCLTLSDAHLSCGFADGTVRLFNFATRLHVSTFRPHPRDRLGRFSRAVTGIVITDTTLTFALLDGDIHVAIINGPQITRRAHLGDVVNDGVLVDFTGSERWWVGLYAGVPGRAFHIWDCLTEQLTFVGGTLTDPEAVMGWHMLTEMTEFVGRVRVTSHETAVACTSVRVIVFDLRNQGFVLSEEYRRGIIVTAADVSRTAFVIVGRRGLASVRRTDTLEEVCRFSVSRASQMAVMGCMNEGYALMCGGGVVRVWEGERGAYLYSFMEMIEEVNAFVCDERHVAACSGGTTLHLWDFGAAD, from the exons ATGTCTACCTCTTACAGTTCGGCTCcatcatcaacttcatcatcTTCGTCTTCCTCCTCATCCCATGACGGAAATGGAAACGACAGTGCCAATGCAGCTGGTCCTAGCAGTGTACGAAGAGGTGGTGATCTCGAAGGGCCATCCTCCTCCAGACGACGTTCCGTAAACGAGGTCTGGCCTGAGCCTTTTGTGGAAGCCCTCGCTGCCCAAGTTGCCATTGAAGCCTCTCGCTCCGTCGGACGACTTGCGGCTGCTCCAGCCCTTGCTAATGTGTTTCAG GTTTGTTCGACGTGGCGCGCCGTCTCGCGCTCCGACCTTCTCTGGCGTCGCCTTACCCGCCGTATCTGGGGCCGGACAATTCTCCTTCGCGACAGGTGGCGAGACGAGTACGTCTACTGGCATCGGACGGCCACAAACTTCCGAACCCGGAGGTCCACCCACACGACCCTCCACTTCGATCCGTCCGACGTCGAAGACCCCGACGGCCTCACCTGCCGATGCCTCACCCTCTCCGACGCCCATCTCTCCTGCGGCTTCGCCGACGGCACCGTCCGCCTATTCAACTTTGCCACTCGCCTGCATGTCAGCACCTTCCGGCCCCATCCCCGCGACCGCCTCGGCCGATTCTCCCGCGCCGTTACCGGCATCGTCATAACAGACACCACTCTCACCTTCGCATTGCTGGACGGAGACATCCACGTAGCGATCATCAACGGCCCGCAGATCACTCGTAGGGCCCACTTGGGCGACGTGGTAAATGATGGGGTTTTGGTTGATTTCACTGGATCCGAAAGATGGTGGGTCGGGCTCTATGCGGGTGTTCCGGGTCGGGCGTTTCACATTTGGGATTGTTTGACTGAACAGTTGACTTTCGTCGGCGGGACATTGACGGATCCGGAGGCCGTGATGGGGTGGCACATGCTAACGGAGATGACCGAGTTCGTAGGCCGAGTCCGAGTCACGAGTCACGAAACGGCCGTGGCGTGCACGAGCGTGCGCGTGATTGTCTTCGATCTGAGGAATCAAGGGTTTGTGTTGAGCGAGGAGTACAGGAGAGGGATAATTGTGACTGCGGCTGATGTGAGCCGGACGGCGTTCGTTATAGTGGGGAGGAGGGGTTTGGCTAGCGTGCGCCGGACTGACACGCTGGAGGAGGTCTGTAGGTTTAGCGTGAGTAGGGCGTCGCAGATGGCGGTGATGGGGTGCATGAACGAAGGGTACGCGCTAATGTGCGGCGGTGGGGTGGTGAGGGTGTGGGAGGGGGAGAGAGGGGCCTATCTGTACAGTTTCATGGAGATGATTGAGGAAGTCAACGCTTTCGTATGCGATGAACGACATGTCGCAGCGTGTTCCGGGGGTACGACGCTGCACCTTTGGGACTTTGGTGCAGCAGATTGA